Proteins encoded within one genomic window of Festucalex cinctus isolate MCC-2025b chromosome 18, RoL_Fcin_1.0, whole genome shotgun sequence:
- the plac8l1 gene encoding PLAC8-like protein 1 — MAQTVVTRQPSRSGFREEEEEEEADPNLKLRPNHAFCEAAPTQPGLGVTTTTVTTITQTGGDWTSGLFDVCRDKWTCAVGAAAPCCLDLSLANQYGECWCLPLLPGSTFAMRVALRERYKIRGNMCEDWSAACCCYPLSVCQMAREMKRRTLTRTYHVATALHCSST, encoded by the exons ATGGCGCAGACCGTCGTCACACGCCa ACCGTCTCGATCAGGGTttcgggaggaggaggaggaggaggaggcggatcCCAATTTGAAGTTGAGGCCAAACCACGCCTTTTGCGAGGCGGCGCCGACCCAGCCCGGCCTGGGCgtcaccaccaccaccgtcaCCACCATCACGCAGACGGGCGGCGACTGGACCAGCGGCCTGTTTGACGTCTGCCGGGACAAGTGGACGT GTGCGGTGGGCGCGGCGGCGCCGTGCTGCTTGGACCTGAGTCTGGCCAACCAGTACGGCGAGTGTTGGTGTTTGCCTCTCCTGCCGGGATCCACCTTCGCCATGAGGGTCGCGCTCAGGGAGCGATACAAGATCCGA GGCAACATGTGCGAGGACTGGAGCGCGGCGTGCTGCTGTTACCCGCTGTCGGTGTGTCAGATGGCGCGCGAGATGAAGCGGCGCACGCTGACCCGCACGTACCACGTGGCCACCGCGCTGCACTGCTCTTCAACGTAA